The genomic stretch GACGAGGCGGCCCTCGATCCGGAGATCGTCGCCGAGGCGGGCGGGCTTCAGGTAATCGATCTCGGTCCGGGCGACGACGGGGACGATCCCGGTATCGGCCATCTCCTTCATGGTCCAGCCGAGGTTGGCGGCCAGGTCGGTGCGGACGACCTCGATCATCCGGAGATAGGCGACGTTGTGGACGACGCCGCCCGCGTCGGTATCGAAGTAATAGACCCGGATCGTCCCCGTGTAACGGGGGGAAGGCGGCTGAGGAGAAGGAGAGGCCCCGTCGCTCATTCTCAGACCTCGAGCTCTTTTTCGAGGGCGGAGGTGACGGCCTTCAGCACCTTCACGCGGGCATACCACTTGTGGTCGGCCTCGATCAGGTGCCACGGGGCGTGCTTGTGATGGGTCTTCTCGAACATGTCGTCGGCGCTGGTGATGTATTGGTCCCACTTGCGCCGGTTCCGCCAATCCTCGTCGTTGATCTTCCAGTACTTGGTCGGGTCGTTCTCCCGCTTCTTGAAGCGGCGGAGCTGCTCGTCCTTGCTGATCATCAGGTAGAACTTCAGGAGGATCACCCCGTCGTCGACGAGGGTCTTCTCGAACTCGTTGATCTCGCGGTAGGCCCGCTTCCACTCCGGCTCGGTGGCGAAGGACTCGATCCGTTCCACGAGGACGCGCCCGTACCAGGAGCGGTCGAAGACGGTGAATTCCCCG from Verrucomicrobium sp. GAS474 encodes the following:
- a CDS encoding thioesterase family protein, whose translation is MSDGASPSPQPPSPRYTGTIRVYYFDTDAGGVVHNVAYLRMIEVVRTDLAANLGWTMKEMADTGIVPVVARTEIDYLKPARLGDDLRIEGRLVSFEKIRFHLEFEIFRASDGVLLTRCRQTMVTVNIASGRPQPVLKRWVETFPDLISR
- a CDS encoding UDP-galactose-lipid carrier transferase, giving the protein MLKISQLDLTKTISDKNDYQETLKQLQLKIVRQQAKLNHSKRSLVCVFEGPDAAGKGGAIKRVTEHLDPRTVRVYSIVKPTTEEYRRHYMWRFWAKLPSYGEFTVFDRSWYGRVLVERIESFATEPEWKRAYREINEFEKTLVDDGVILLKFYLMISKDEQLRRFKKRENDPTKYWKINDEDWRNRRKWDQYITSADDMFEKTHHKHAPWHLIEADHKWYARVKVLKAVTSALEKELEV